A window of the Clostridia bacterium genome harbors these coding sequences:
- the whiA gene encoding DNA-binding protein WhiA — translation MSFSSSVKNELCRLDISQNCCMLSELASVIRISGTIKVNGNGEVNIRIVTENAAFARKLLTSIKKIHNIHPEVIARKSRKLKKHTSYILVITDSMGAKSLLSNIGISFKAGKLAESSDLKLEYSNLSDKLFKKVCCKKAFLRGAFLAGGSISDPEKTYHLEIANHSEELAHEACELMNRFSLNSKVIKRKGIYITYLKEGENIVDFLNIIGAHTSLLELENVRILKEMRNNVNRIVNCETANLEKTVNASLRQVENIRFIRDKIGLDNLPENLKEIAELRLIYSDANLKELGEMLNPPLGKSGVNHRLRKLDEIAESVRNLKGEL, via the coding sequence ATGTCATTCTCATCATCTGTCAAAAATGAGCTATGCAGGCTGGATATTTCCCAGAATTGCTGTATGCTCTCAGAGTTGGCTTCAGTTATTAGAATCAGCGGCACTATAAAGGTAAATGGCAATGGAGAAGTTAATATCAGAATTGTTACGGAAAATGCTGCTTTTGCACGTAAGCTGCTTACATCCATCAAGAAAATACATAATATTCATCCTGAGGTGATAGCAAGAAAAAGCAGGAAGCTGAAAAAGCATACATCTTACATTCTGGTAATTACTGATTCGATGGGAGCAAAAAGCTTACTCAGTAACATAGGAATTTCCTTTAAGGCTGGAAAGCTTGCTGAAAGTTCAGACTTAAAGCTTGAGTATTCAAATTTGTCAGACAAACTGTTTAAAAAAGTGTGCTGTAAGAAAGCATTTCTCAGAGGAGCTTTTCTGGCAGGAGGATCTATAAGTGATCCGGAGAAAACCTATCACCTTGAGATAGCAAATCATAGTGAAGAATTAGCCCATGAGGCCTGTGAGTTAATGAACAGATTTAGCCTGAATTCAAAGGTCATAAAGCGTAAGGGGATATATATTACTTATCTAAAAGAAGGGGAAAATATTGTCGACTTTTTAAATATAATTGGTGCGCACACTTCACTTCTTGAACTTGAAAATGTTCGTATACTTAAAGAAATGCGGAATAATGTGAACAGAATTGTGAATTGTGAGACTGCAAACCTGGAAAAAACCGTTAATGCATCTTTGAGACAAGTAGAAAATATCAGGTTTATAAGGGATAAGATAGGGCTGGATAATCTACCAGAAAACCTGAAGGAAATAGCAGAGTTAAGGCTTATATATAGTGATGCCAACCTTAAGGAACTTGGTGAAATGCTGAATCCTCCTTTAGGGAAATCGGGCGTAAACCATAGATTGCGGAAGCTCGATGAAATTGCTGAAAGTGTTAGGAATTTGAAAGGGGAGCTGTAA
- a CDS encoding stage V sporulation protein AE, whose amino-acid sequence MSKRKVIMVTDGDTVAQKAVEIAAGNIGGRCISASAGNPTVLSGEQIIELIKEAPHDPVVVMVDDRGAKGVGDGEAAMETIIESGAVDVLGVVAVSSNGKDCRGINVSCSITKEGKVFEGGAVDKYGNNVGDKGICGDTLSILRNRKDMIIVGIGDPGKMDYNDDAYNGAPVTTMALKEVMKRSGYRQ is encoded by the coding sequence ATGAGTAAACGTAAGGTTATTATGGTAACGGACGGTGATACTGTAGCTCAGAAAGCTGTTGAGATAGCTGCCGGCAACATAGGAGGGAGATGTATATCCGCCTCTGCCGGCAATCCGACAGTCTTAAGCGGAGAACAGATAATCGAGTTGATTAAGGAGGCTCCTCACGACCCTGTAGTAGTTATGGTTGATGATAGAGGAGCAAAAGGTGTAGGGGATGGTGAAGCAGCCATGGAAACCATTATTGAAAGCGGAGCGGTAGACGTACTCGGAGTAGTGGCCGTCTCATCAAATGGTAAAGACTGCAGAGGCATAAACGTTTCCTGTTCAATTACAAAAGAAGGAAAAGTTTTTGAGGGTGGTGCAGTAGATAAGTATGGAAATAACGTGGGTGATAAAGGAATATGCGGTGATACACTCAGTATATTACGCAATAGAAAAGATATGATAATTGTGGGTATCGGGGATCCCGGCAAAATGGATTATAACGATGATGCATACAACGGGGCTCCTGTCACAACCATGGCTTTGAAGGAGGTCATGAAAAGGAGCGGATACAGGCAATAG
- a CDS encoding HPr family phosphocarrier protein, which translates to MIEKAVKVTNPTGLHARPAALFVQTAGKFTSHIWISKSDKRVNAKSIMGLMSLAVSCGTEVVIGAEGEDEHLAVKELVDLITSGFKE; encoded by the coding sequence ATGATAGAAAAGGCCGTAAAAGTAACAAATCCAACCGGACTCCATGCAAGACCGGCAGCTTTGTTTGTACAAACAGCCGGTAAATTTACTTCTCATATCTGGATATCCAAATCGGACAAAAGAGTAAATGCTAAAAGTATAATGGGATTAATGTCTCTGGCTGTTTCATGCGGGACAGAAGTGGTTATCGGAGCAGAGGGTGAAGATGAACATTTAGCTGTAAAGGAATTGGTTGATCTGATTACTTCCGGCTTTAAGGAGTAA
- the spoIIAA gene encoding anti-sigma F factor antagonist has translation MQVKFSNKGSTLIVSIIGELDHHSAEYIREKVDAEMMKSTTKNMIFDFSKVSFMDSSGIGVIMGRYKNIQKLNGKAVIVSVSDQIKRIFDMSGLLRIMPVYDNIDTAINGM, from the coding sequence TTGCAGGTGAAATTTTCTAACAAGGGTTCTACGTTAATAGTAAGCATTATCGGGGAATTGGATCATCATTCTGCAGAATATATACGGGAAAAAGTTGATGCGGAAATGATGAAATCTACTACTAAAAACATGATATTTGATTTTTCAAAAGTAAGCTTTATGGACAGTTCAGGTATAGGAGTAATAATGGGAAGATATAAAAATATTCAGAAACTGAATGGAAAAGCAGTTATAGTCAGTGTCAGTGACCAAATCAAACGTATATTTGATATGTCCGGGCTTTTGAGAATAATGCCGGTATATGATAATATAGATACTGCTATCAATGGAATGTGA
- the spoVAC gene encoding stage V sporulation protein AC, with amino-acid sequence MQKTFTKKEYEQYVEKVSPKSRIVRNVVRAFVVGGSICIVGQFINNLLAMRGIDKDTVSNLTALILVFLGALLTGLNIYDELGRYAGAGSIIPITGFANSIVSPAMEFKSEGYLVGVGSKMFVIAGPVLVYGISTSVIVGIIHYLLRF; translated from the coding sequence ATGCAGAAAACATTTACTAAAAAGGAATACGAGCAGTATGTAGAAAAAGTATCTCCTAAGTCCAGAATAGTGAGAAATGTAGTAAGAGCTTTTGTTGTTGGCGGCTCGATTTGCATAGTGGGCCAGTTCATAAATAACCTTCTGGCAATGAGAGGGATTGACAAAGATACGGTGTCAAACCTTACGGCACTTATACTAGTATTTTTGGGCGCATTGCTAACAGGGCTTAACATATATGATGAACTAGGAAGGTATGCTGGAGCGGGATCCATCATACCTATTACCGGTTTTGCCAATTCTATAGTATCTCCTGCCATGGAGTTTAAAAGCGAGGGTTATCTAGTCGGGGTAGGCTCAAAAATGTTTGTAATAGCCGGCCCGGTGCTTGTATATGGGATTTCTACCTCTGTAATAGTGGGGATAATCCATTACCTTTTAAGGTTTTAG
- a CDS encoding biotin/lipoyl-binding protein produces MMKRKVKFAAILYGYFYKTAVAGLALILSLSLSGCFLFPKEEEVLAPPLKEPPKIVYNHTELKKVTIENKKRAVGYFISIEQSDLSFKHRGGRLKKIYVAAGAKVKKGDLLAELDTDNLENQVKQQEIILKKSQLAYEQIKTSGRKDIDMQEIQLESLKKQYGKMISIPDAYSIEQIENLKQQIKENEILYKSAKFSYETNLKTSYSDVELNKLQLDNLRQELSNSKLVSPMDGTVDYVADCKQGENIDAYRNIIRIADSRKLQVQYSEDQSSGSELSGSIASVFEIGQKVALSARNVDFSGEVVMTPSTAPDNADEKTQRAVRIKIDKVPEGVKIGDSVEIVVTLGKKDKVIAIPKNHVHKLLGRTFVHIFENGLRKEKDVELGIENQTEVEVVKGLDEGDKLIRE; encoded by the coding sequence ATGATGAAGAGAAAGGTCAAGTTTGCAGCAATATTATATGGATACTTTTATAAAACAGCGGTTGCCGGATTGGCGTTAATACTTTCGCTATCCTTGTCTGGCTGCTTCCTTTTCCCAAAAGAAGAGGAAGTGCTGGCACCACCGTTAAAGGAACCTCCAAAGATAGTCTATAACCATACCGAGTTGAAGAAAGTCACTATAGAAAATAAAAAGAGAGCCGTAGGCTATTTTATTTCCATAGAGCAGAGCGATTTGAGTTTCAAGCACAGGGGTGGCCGCCTGAAGAAAATATATGTGGCTGCCGGAGCCAAGGTGAAAAAAGGTGACCTTTTGGCTGAACTTGACACTGATAACCTGGAAAACCAGGTTAAGCAGCAGGAAATAATTCTCAAAAAATCACAGCTGGCATATGAACAGATTAAGACTAGCGGAAGAAAAGACATTGATATGCAGGAAATTCAGCTTGAAAGCCTGAAGAAGCAGTATGGCAAAATGATTTCCATACCTGATGCCTATTCGATAGAACAAATAGAAAATCTTAAGCAGCAGATTAAAGAAAATGAAATTCTGTATAAAAGTGCAAAGTTTTCATATGAAACAAACCTCAAGACATCCTACAGTGATGTTGAGCTGAACAAATTGCAGCTGGACAATCTTAGACAGGAACTCAGCAACTCCAAGCTCGTTTCACCTATGGACGGTACAGTCGATTATGTTGCTGACTGCAAGCAGGGAGAAAATATTGATGCTTACAGAAATATCATAAGGATAGCGGATTCAAGGAAATTGCAGGTGCAATACTCTGAAGACCAATCAAGCGGCTCGGAGCTTTCAGGCAGTATAGCATCAGTGTTTGAAATTGGACAAAAAGTAGCCCTAAGTGCCAGAAATGTAGATTTTAGCGGTGAGGTTGTCATGACGCCTTCCACGGCTCCGGATAATGCAGATGAGAAGACGCAAAGGGCGGTTAGGATAAAGATAGATAAAGTTCCTGAAGGAGTAAAAATAGGAGACTCTGTCGAGATTGTTGTAACCCTCGGGAAGAAAGATAAAGTTATAGCCATACCGAAGAACCATGTACATAAGCTTTTAGGACGTACCTTTGTACATATATTTGAAAACGGTCTGAGAAAAGAAAAAGATGTGGAATTAGGTATAGAAAACCAGACAGAGGTTGAGGTAGTGAAGGGATTGGATGAAGGAGATAAACTAATAAGGGAATAA
- the spoVAD gene encoding stage V sporulation protein AD: protein MSNKRNGKQTVKLQNPPSIAAAASIVGPKEGQGPLRKFFDNIIDDEMWGEKSWEKAESKLMRETFSKLVTKSGKLMNDIDYIIAGDLLNQCIAANYGLRESNIPFFGIYGACSTMAESISLGSMLIDGGFADNIACMTSSHFCSAEKQFRFPLELGGQRPPTAQWTVTGSGGVLLTSQGTGPFITCVTTGKIVDMGIKDANNMGAAMAPAAVDTILAHFQDTGLEPQFYDLIITGDLGMVGRCICEGLLKENGFDISGRYNDCGLMIYDREKQDAHAGGSGCGCSATVFAGFIYNEITKGNLNNVLFVATGALMSPTSTQQGESIPSVAHAVSIQRSAGNMQ from the coding sequence ATGTCTAACAAAAGAAATGGAAAACAAACAGTGAAATTGCAGAACCCTCCTTCTATAGCGGCTGCAGCTTCAATTGTTGGTCCAAAGGAGGGGCAGGGACCTTTAAGGAAATTTTTTGACAACATCATTGACGATGAAATGTGGGGCGAAAAAAGCTGGGAAAAAGCTGAAAGTAAACTAATGAGAGAGACCTTTTCAAAACTTGTGACAAAGTCCGGAAAGCTGATGAATGACATTGATTATATAATTGCCGGTGATTTGCTGAATCAATGTATAGCTGCCAATTATGGGTTAAGAGAATCCAACATACCCTTTTTTGGAATATATGGTGCCTGCTCGACCATGGCTGAATCCATAAGTCTTGGTTCTATGCTGATTGATGGGGGCTTCGCAGACAATATCGCCTGTATGACGTCCAGCCACTTTTGTTCGGCAGAAAAACAATTCCGGTTCCCTCTGGAATTAGGCGGACAAAGACCTCCTACGGCTCAATGGACTGTTACAGGCTCAGGAGGTGTATTATTGACCAGTCAAGGCACCGGGCCATTTATAACTTGTGTTACGACAGGAAAGATAGTAGATATGGGGATAAAGGATGCAAATAATATGGGAGCAGCTATGGCACCGGCAGCTGTCGATACGATTCTTGCCCATTTCCAGGATACAGGCCTGGAGCCTCAGTTCTATGATTTGATTATTACGGGCGATCTTGGCATGGTAGGCAGGTGTATATGTGAAGGGCTGCTTAAGGAAAATGGCTTTGATATAAGCGGCAGGTATAATGACTGTGGACTTATGATTTATGACAGGGAAAAGCAGGATGCACATGCCGGTGGGAGTGGGTGCGGATGCTCTGCTACTGTATTTGCAGGATTCATTTATAATGAAATAACAAAAGGGAACCTGAATAATGTATTGTTTGTTGCAACAGGTGCTTTAATGAGTCCAACCAGTACTCAGCAAGGGGAATCAATACCTTCAGTAGCTCACGCAGTCAGTATTCAAAGGTCCGCAGGAAATATGCAATAG
- a CDS encoding YvcK family protein encodes MKFLDWFRPGIRVKRWIMLGIVGIASISFGLSFLVTEIYLSLIKIILSTLLIIAGCVFIFLSIKYIAKTFFHAISHSGFKISLDSDKLSSMLYEKRILIKGPKIVAIGGGTGLSTMLRGLKAYSSNITAIVTVADDGGGSGALRQDLGMLPPGDIRNCILALADTEPIMEKLLQYRFSDGVLKGQSFGNLFLAAMDGISSSFEEAVKKMSAVLAVTGNVLPITLDNVNLCAELEDGYVICGESKIGKHNIFHPGEIKKIFLDPETVKPLQEALDAIAEADMLILGPGSLYTSIIPNLLVSGVTDAIRSSNAVKVYVCNVMTQPGETEGYSTYDHISAIERHTYKGIVNYCVVNTADIPEDLKRHYANDGAETVRVDSDILDSNGIKVICSDFVSIRNKLVRHDPDKLAGTIMDLVAETVLAKDKKRIIDYYYVKDRLRKIITR; translated from the coding sequence ATGAAATTTCTTGACTGGTTCAGACCCGGTATAAGGGTAAAACGATGGATAATGCTTGGAATCGTAGGTATTGCAAGTATTAGTTTTGGTCTGTCATTTCTTGTTACTGAAATATATCTGAGTCTTATAAAGATTATTCTTTCCACACTGCTTATTATAGCCGGATGTGTATTTATTTTTCTCTCTATAAAGTATATTGCAAAAACATTTTTTCATGCAATCTCACACAGTGGTTTTAAGATATCTCTTGATTCCGATAAATTAAGCAGTATGCTGTATGAGAAGAGAATATTGATAAAAGGCCCCAAAATAGTAGCTATTGGCGGTGGGACGGGGTTGTCAACCATGTTGAGGGGACTTAAGGCGTACAGTTCAAATATTACAGCCATTGTTACCGTAGCGGACGATGGGGGCGGATCTGGGGCACTGAGGCAGGATCTGGGCATGTTGCCTCCTGGCGATATAAGAAACTGTATACTTGCATTGGCTGACACCGAGCCGATAATGGAAAAACTCTTACAATACAGATTCTCTGACGGTGTGCTGAAAGGACAGAGCTTCGGGAATCTGTTCCTGGCAGCTATGGATGGGATTTCTTCGAGTTTTGAAGAAGCTGTAAAAAAGATGAGTGCTGTACTTGCAGTTACGGGAAACGTCCTTCCTATTACTCTGGATAACGTAAATCTTTGTGCGGAGCTTGAAGACGGTTATGTTATTTGCGGGGAATCTAAAATAGGCAAGCATAATATATTTCATCCTGGAGAAATTAAAAAAATATTTTTAGACCCTGAAACTGTAAAGCCGTTACAGGAGGCACTGGATGCTATTGCGGAAGCGGATATGCTTATACTAGGTCCGGGGAGTCTTTATACAAGCATAATACCAAATTTGTTGGTAAGTGGTGTAACGGATGCAATCAGAAGCTCAAACGCTGTTAAGGTATATGTATGCAATGTCATGACTCAGCCCGGTGAAACGGAAGGATATTCAACCTATGATCATATCAGCGCGATAGAGCGACATACATATAAGGGTATTGTCAATTACTGTGTTGTAAACACGGCTGATATTCCTGAAGACTTAAAGAGGCATTATGCAAATGACGGAGCAGAAACGGTCAGGGTTGATTCCGATATACTGGACAGCAATGGTATAAAGGTTATTTGTTCGGATTTTGTCAGTATAAGGAATAAACTTGTCAGGCATGATCCTGACAAACTGGCAGGCACAATTATGGATCTTGTAGCTGAAACAGTGCTTGCCAAGGATAAGAAGAGAATAATTGATTACTACTATGTAAAAGATAGATTGAGGAAGATAATCACGAGGTAA
- the spoIIAB gene encoding anti-sigma F factor, which translates to MEPINEMKLEFLSKSSNEAFARVVAAAFVSQLDPTLEELADIKTAVSEAVTNAIIHGYENKEGYVKMSCELYSDSVQITISDEGNGIDDIEMARQPLYTSKPELERSGMGFTVMETFMDSIEIVSQPGMGTTVKMIKTFVSLKEK; encoded by the coding sequence ATGGAACCAATAAATGAAATGAAGCTTGAGTTCTTAAGTAAATCGAGCAATGAAGCTTTTGCACGGGTTGTTGCAGCTGCTTTTGTATCACAACTTGACCCTACTCTTGAAGAACTGGCGGATATAAAAACTGCCGTATCAGAAGCAGTTACAAATGCTATTATACATGGATATGAAAATAAAGAGGGATATGTAAAAATGTCCTGTGAGTTATATAGTGATTCCGTACAGATTACAATTTCTGACGAAGGAAATGGTATAGATGACATAGAGATGGCAAGACAGCCTTTATACACTTCTAAACCTGAGCTTGAGCGTTCAGGTATGGGATTTACGGTAATGGAGACATTTATGGATAGCATAGAAATTGTTTCACAGCCTGGTATGGGAACTACGGTTAAGATGATTAAAACCTTTGTATCCCTGAAAGAAAAATAG
- the spoVAE gene encoding stage V sporulation protein AE — translation MQNLLTYLNAFIVGGVICSIGQILIDRTKLTTARILVLFVASGAVLTALGVYQKIVDIGGAGATVPLTGFGYNLAKGAFKDIDQYGLLGAFTGGVRSAAAGITAAIFFGYLASVAFSPKAKR, via the coding sequence ATGCAAAACTTACTGACGTATTTGAATGCTTTTATAGTCGGAGGAGTTATCTGCTCGATAGGGCAAATACTCATAGACAGGACAAAACTTACTACTGCAAGGATTTTGGTACTATTTGTGGCCTCTGGTGCGGTATTAACTGCTTTGGGAGTATATCAGAAAATTGTTGATATCGGAGGAGCTGGAGCAACAGTTCCATTGACGGGTTTTGGATATAATCTTGCAAAGGGAGCTTTTAAGGATATTGATCAATATGGACTTCTGGGTGCATTTACGGGAGGGGTGAGATCTGCTGCTGCAGGTATTACAGCAGCTATCTTTTTCGGGTATTTGGCATCTGTAGCATTTTCTCCAAAGGCAAAGAGATAG
- a CDS encoding amylo-alpha-1,6-glucosidase, with protein sequence MEFGKENWRTFDKGIEKEWLLTNGIGGFASSTVIGANTRRYHGLLVASLRPPVNRHLIISKIDETITVGGKKYDLHSYRTPGYTMEGYKNLQRVTVDPLPRFVFSIEDLFIEKKLCMVYGENTVVIVYRIINGGSKSRFSLTPLMNFRDYHHNSCRDHLRFSRSRYKSGIIVKPDFYDLDINVFCSEGEFHELNDCYFMGMEYAVEAERGLHSIEDHYIPGYFDIDILPGEEKNITVIASVEKEIVNVDGPELMAKEEARYRKLVQDAGYRDRLAKELVIAADSFIVYRKSTDAKTIIAGYPWFTDWGRDTMIAFTGLTLVTKRFQDARDILYTFSRYVKDGLIPNMFSDVGQEPAYNTVDAALWYFEAVNKYIEYTGDYTFIKKDIYDALTQILNKYIDGTHFKIKMDKDYLIGAGDEKTQLTWMDAKVGDWVVTPRHGKAVEINALWYNALMVMSKLSAQYGKDTGYYEGLARNVKDSFLKVFWNVQDGYLYDVVTNEYRDGKVRPNQIMAVSLSYPVLEGFQAEKVVRRVWKELYTAYGLRSLSPHDNEYRGIYIGDSYHRDGAYHQGTVWTWPLGQFITAYARVFGSSEKNKSILRRFFEPFRDHLEDACIGSISEIFDGNEPLTPRGCFAQAWSVGEILRAYIESGIYDG encoded by the coding sequence ATGGAATTTGGTAAAGAAAACTGGAGAACTTTTGACAAAGGCATAGAGAAGGAATGGCTTTTAACCAACGGAATTGGTGGATTTGCTTCATCTACGGTAATCGGAGCCAACACTAGAAGATATCACGGACTTCTTGTTGCATCTCTCAGACCGCCTGTAAACAGACATCTTATTATCTCAAAAATAGATGAAACCATAACTGTTGGCGGGAAAAAATATGATCTTCACTCCTATCGGACCCCAGGGTATACGATGGAAGGTTACAAAAATCTTCAGAGAGTAACGGTTGATCCGCTTCCCAGGTTTGTTTTTTCCATAGAAGATTTGTTTATCGAAAAAAAGCTATGCATGGTTTACGGAGAGAATACTGTGGTAATAGTATACCGTATTATAAATGGCGGCAGCAAATCTCGCTTTAGTCTCACACCACTTATGAATTTCAGGGATTATCACCATAACTCATGCCGTGATCATTTGAGATTCAGCCGCAGCAGATACAAAAGCGGTATAATCGTAAAACCGGACTTTTATGATCTTGATATTAATGTTTTTTGCAGTGAAGGAGAGTTTCACGAGCTGAATGATTGCTATTTCATGGGAATGGAATATGCTGTTGAAGCCGAAAGAGGCCTGCATTCCATAGAGGATCACTATATTCCGGGATATTTCGATATAGATATACTGCCTGGAGAAGAAAAAAATATCACGGTTATTGCATCAGTTGAAAAGGAAATAGTAAATGTTGACGGTCCGGAACTCATGGCAAAAGAAGAAGCAAGATACAGGAAACTAGTGCAGGATGCGGGGTACAGGGATAGACTAGCAAAGGAACTTGTAATAGCGGCAGACAGTTTTATTGTATACAGAAAATCAACTGATGCAAAGACTATAATAGCAGGTTACCCATGGTTTACAGACTGGGGAAGGGACACCATGATAGCCTTTACGGGCTTGACTTTGGTAACTAAACGTTTTCAGGATGCACGGGATATTTTATATACATTTTCAAGATACGTGAAGGATGGCCTGATACCCAATATGTTTTCGGATGTGGGACAGGAGCCTGCGTACAATACTGTTGACGCGGCCTTATGGTACTTTGAGGCAGTAAATAAGTATATAGAATATACTGGAGATTATACTTTTATTAAAAAAGACATCTATGATGCTTTGACGCAAATATTAAATAAATATATTGACGGAACACATTTCAAAATAAAAATGGATAAGGATTACCTTATCGGAGCAGGAGATGAAAAAACTCAACTTACATGGATGGATGCCAAGGTAGGTGACTGGGTGGTGACTCCAAGACACGGTAAAGCGGTCGAAATAAATGCTTTGTGGTATAATGCACTTATGGTTATGAGCAAGCTGTCAGCCCAGTATGGTAAGGATACGGGATACTATGAAGGTCTGGCACGAAATGTGAAGGATTCATTCCTGAAAGTTTTTTGGAATGTACAGGATGGATACTTATACGATGTTGTAACAAACGAGTATAGGGATGGAAAGGTACGTCCGAATCAGATTATGGCAGTAAGTCTTTCATACCCTGTCCTAGAGGGATTTCAGGCTGAAAAGGTCGTGCGTAGGGTATGGAAGGAACTCTACACAGCCTATGGACTTAGAAGCCTTTCACCCCACGACAATGAATACAGAGGTATATATATAGGTGACAGTTATCACAGGGATGGGGCATACCATCAGGGAACGGTCTGGACCTGGCCGCTGGGACAGTTTATAACTGCATACGCAAGAGTATTTGGCAGCAGTGAAAAAAATAAAAGTATTTTAAGAAGATTCTTTGAACCTTTTAGGGATCATCTGGAGGATGCGTGTATCGGATCCATATCTGAAATATTCGACGGTAATGAGCCCCTAACTCCAAGGGGATGCTTTGCGCAGGCGTGGAGTGTCGGTGAAATACTGAGAGCATATATAGAGTCCGGGATATATGACGGCTGA
- the sigF gene encoding RNA polymerase sporulation sigma factor SigF, producing MNDYYNNEYTEENALELIKNAKTGDKDAQSLLVEKNVGLVWSIVKRFQNRGYETDDIFQIGCIGLIKAIKKFDSSFDVKFSTYAVPMIIGEIKRFIRDDGIIKVSRSLKEMSNKARVTKEIMSKELGREPSINEMAARLEISPEDLVMAIESGCSPESLYSTIGEGDNSPVLLIDRINGETNNNEVDIIDKIALRQVLETLGPREKQIIILRYFKEKTQFQIASMLGISQVQVSRIEKKILEEIRKKIIYG from the coding sequence ATGAATGACTATTATAATAATGAATATACTGAGGAAAACGCTCTGGAGCTTATTAAAAATGCAAAAACAGGAGATAAGGATGCACAATCTCTCCTGGTTGAAAAAAACGTCGGTCTGGTTTGGAGTATAGTAAAGAGATTTCAGAATAGAGGCTATGAAACCGATGATATATTCCAGATTGGCTGCATAGGACTCATAAAAGCTATAAAAAAGTTTGATAGTTCATTTGACGTTAAGTTTTCTACGTATGCTGTACCTATGATAATAGGAGAAATAAAAAGGTTCATACGTGATGATGGTATTATTAAAGTCAGCAGGTCTCTAAAGGAAATGTCTAATAAAGCAAGAGTGACAAAGGAGATTATGAGTAAAGAATTGGGGCGCGAGCCATCTATTAATGAAATGGCAGCCAGGCTGGAGATTTCTCCTGAAGATCTTGTAATGGCCATAGAGTCCGGATGCTCGCCGGAATCACTGTACAGCACTATCGGAGAAGGCGATAATTCTCCAGTGCTTCTGATAGACAGGATTAATGGAGAAACAAATAATAATGAGGTGGATATCATAGATAAGATTGCTCTGAGGCAGGTACTTGAGACTCTGGGGCCAAGGGAAAAACAGATAATCATACTAAGATATTTCAAAGAAAAAACTCAGTTTCAGATAGCAAGTATGCTTGGGATTTCGCAAGTGCAGGTTTCAAGGATTGAAAAGAAAATACTGGAGGAAATCAGGAAAAAAATAATCTACGGTTAG